The DNA region CTAAAAAGAAGATATATTTTAGTTTGACTGAATTTGGGTCATGAAGAAGTTACTTTCTATTCTTTCAGGTTTGGGGATCGCCCCGTGTTGCTTGCAGGTTTTGGTATCATATTCTGTGGCTTCATTATTCTGCTTCCCTGGGGAAATCATTTCCCTAAAATCCAGTGGGCAGGTAATCTGTGGGAAAACATTAGGTGAAATATTGAGGAACAAATCTGGATTTGAACTtgagtttttcttcctttcaccAAAATGCAGACCTGAAAAACAACTCTTTGGTCAGTCAAATGTCTGAGGGCAACGGCACCGTGGAGCCCACAGGCTGCCCTTACGAGCAGACCTGGTGTCAGACCACCCCGGCTATTTACCTCGCTCAGTACATCTCATCAGACTTCCTCATTGGGGTGGGCTACCCGGCCTGCAACGTGATGTCCTACACGCTTTATTCCAAAATCCTCGGACCAAAACCTCAGGTGAAAAGTTTAGGCTTGTTTTCAATAAGTTGAAGTAGTAATGATGCGTTCAGTGAGGCTCAGTGTGTCTTCATGTCTCCAGGGTGTGTACATGGGCTGGCTGACCGCTTCTGGGAGCGGGGCGCGAACACTCGGCCCCATCTTCGTCTCCCACGTCTACACCCTCCTGGGACCTCGCTGGGCCTTCGGCCTCATCTGCGGTATGGTGGTGTTGGGcgtcatcctcctcctctcagcCTACCACAGACTCATCGCCTTTTCTGTTCGCCACGGAAGGATCGTGGAGTAACAGATTCTCACCACGGAAACTAGCAGGAGTACATGGCTACTAATGGTACATTTGTCCAGACTTTCTGCTGTGACAGAATCATTGTGCtgcttcttattttaaatgtgggGACTGATCAATTACTAGTTTTTAACTCAGGGTTTTAGTCCTAAACCTTAATGGCAAAGAGATTTTGATTGATTATTTTGCTGGAACTGCAACTGACTTTTCACTCACTTTAAAGGACTGCGAGAGAAgttaacaaacaaaataataatgttttgctgtttcaggATTGCAAGAAATTGGTTACATAGTTTATATTAAGAATTACCAGtgaaacactttaaattaaTGCACTGCAAGAAAAATACTGATGTTATTTTCCCTAATTATCTGAATAGCTTTACCCGTAGTTGTTTGAAACTATGGGAGTTTTCTCATTCCTAAATTATTCAGAAAGtgatttctgtgtgtgtgtgtgtgtgtacagagATAATGAAGTGAATGAAGcataaagtttttattctgaaattaaCTTTCTCTGCTTTACTTCATTATAATGCCATGGTCacctgttttacattttattcaaagatTATTAGTATTTGGAAACTGCTTAAGGGCATTGATCAGTCAAACACAAAGTTTGGTTAGTAGTAGAACAGTTAAATATTCCAACTTCTCATAGAATAATGTGGATAATAACCTTTTTTAGAAGGTTAAACTTAATATCATGCACCAAACCAAGGCTGGATTACTGTCACAGAAGAAcaatcaagaaatcacttaagTAGAACCTGATAGCATGAAGTAGTCTAAAGGtcctaagaaaagaaaaaaataaaacttgatgcTCCAGTCTAAAGATAATCAAGTACACGTGAGAAGCTGACCTCTATCTGTCTGGAAAGGATTTGATTCACCTGTAAAATTGTGAGAATTCACCAAATGATAGGaagagccattatccacaaagaagaaaaacatgcaacatggATGAACCAGTATAGCCTACCAAAATTAACCCAAAAGAAGTTTCAGGagatcaaaataataataaaaaacaacactttaaaTCTCCACAGGCTTCACTAATGAGTTTTCATAAATCAACAATAACAAACAGCCTCCATAACAGAATGATGTACTTTATCGTGTGACATTTGTGAGGTAACTAGTGAGGTGttggaaaaaagttaaataagcAATAAACTTCACTCAttacttgttttgcttttagttttctttttgtaagacttgatgttttttttcgtGATCAATACTGAAATAGATTCTACTGCTACTTGTCCGGTTTTGCCTACAATACTGAAGTTTAGAGTAAAGCGGAAAATAAAGGGGGTAAACACAGGTGGTAATTACTCAAATAACCAGAAGGGGGCGGAATGATAAGTTTCGTCTGTAAACAATGCCTTAAATGATGGGTCGGTGGTGACAGAGTCAATTTAATCTGCGGTTTCGTTTTGGAAAGGAACAGACCTCTGACTCAAACCTACTTGTTTGGATTTTAAAGCAACGAAAAACAGGCAGACACTTACCGGTCATTTTTAAGTGTGCTTTAACATTTGTAATACATATAATAATACAAACTTGTGTTACGCTTACTAAACGTGAAGTTGTAGTGGTTACTTACAAAACCGAAGCGGGTCTCTGTGTATCCAGTCTTatcaattaaatattaaacgtaataattaaatacaaaaaattaaatataacgTTAGAACCGCCCAGGATCCGAAAGAACCGACTGATGTAGAGCCAAACGACCCGAATCCTGAAACGCCACCGAAACGCCCATTGGCAGAATCCATGACGTCGTGCTTCTcttccctcttcttcctcaccggATGCTGAGAAGAGTTCAGAGAGCGCCGAGACGACAACGCAGCTCAAGCTGGAAGCTGCTGAAATTGGCGCTtgctatatatatttttttagaagcTCATTAGTTGATTAGAAGTGTATGAGGCGTCGATCTCCGACGTGTGATGCTAAACATGCAGGTATTTAACGATGAAACCGGTAAGAAAATGCTCATTTGGACTTGTGTAGAAGTTGGTGGCTAGTGCAGCTAGCATGCTAGTTGACTCGAATAGATTGGAATAACACCTAACTTAAATGTAGATAAATGGCTTTACCATTGAAACCTAACAGTTAAAATGCATCGTCTCTCCTGCTTTTCAGAGTTTACGGACATTCATATGATcgtaagtaatatttttattgttttggtcgTAGTTGAAGTTAATGGAATGTGTTGCATTGAGCGAACGGCCTTGAAagttgcagctgctgttaacAATTGAACCTAAAATCTGGCCTCGTGTTCATCCCTATAAActttttcaaaagacaaaatgcGCCTACTTATTTTGATCATACCTAAGTTTAGCTGTCATTTGTTTTGAACCTAAAACATAAATGGAAAGTGCGACTAAATCGATTCTTTGTTCTTtacattatttgtattttacgAGTTAAACACTTCTGATCTgagtttgcattaaaaaaaatcaaaaccgATTCACAGCTTAGGCAGTTTAACACttcatatatacattttttttttttttttagctaattcAAAACTACATTTGAGGGGAAAATCCAGCTTACTTTATGTTGGCATATTTAAGTATTGAGAGAGAAATTGGTGGGAGGTGAAATATGGTAGATGTggtttttgtaaacatttgaggtgccaatatttattttggattattcagacttctgtttaaaaactctTAATATGTATTGTGATTCAAAAgcaacattcaaaatatttttatcattaatcaCTTGTTAGAAACACGGCTTTATGAACTGCTGACTTGTAGtcaaaattgtttctttttttaaaaaaaaaatagttaattaCACTTAAATGAATCTGAAAATTACTACTGTTGAGCAATTTTCACTCAGCAACAACTTTTTCAGTGCAAGATGGTAGCTGCGTAAAATGATGCCTTCACTGTTTTGAAATAGTGGGATTCTTGAGCTTAGTCATCTGATTTTGGTAACCGGCTTATTTGCAGGCGTATCTATAGTTGTTTTATGCAATAGATGAACAAAAATAAGCCTAAAAAATTAAACGGCCTTTCTTTTTCCCCATAAGATTACTACTACttcctaaaaataaactaatgtcACCATTTCCCCAGAACTGATGAGTAACTATGTAAAAAAACTTGGCAAGTTGTCTTTTCTTTACTCGGTGCTGGAGTTCGCAACTGGCTgcttccatattttttttttttttaaatatgctggCATTGTTTTGTAGTTGCTGCTttctggttgttgttggtgtaCATATTTCAGCAGAAGCCTTTGTAAGCACAATCTCTGATGTATTGTTTTGCTGAAAGATTGGTTTGTGTGACCTAGATAACAAACAATAATCATGCATTTTATAGGGACACAATAGTATCCCTGTTCTGCTGTTAAAAATAGTTCTCTTGATTAGGAATTAGTCATAGAGTGATAATGATATTATTACTGTGTTTCTACTGTTACTTTGTTGTTCAAGCTACTTTTCACGACTGTTTGACATAATTGATGTTGAGaagtcagcttttttttttttttagaatagatTTAATGTATTCTTTTCCCTACAGTATGGAAAATTTTTCTGTACATGCGGTAAGTCAACGGTTTATGTAAGCATGTACATtcaactgcaataaaaatataaaaactgaatagTAGGAGTAAAAGCCTGTACAGTCATTATAAATGTCACAgggaaaatatttgttaaagatGGCATACATGGATCAAATGTGCAATTGAGTgggataattaaaaaaaatcaatatgcCTATATTTGTGTGTAGAAAAAATGGCAATAGACTATTAAGAATAAATGAAGACTGAAATAATAggaatgttatttaaaattagaaactcTTCAGATTAAAGTAATGCCAAAATTCTGGAGCAATATTTTTGATGTTGATTGTCTTCCGTACTATATTTCTAGTTAGAAATACTGTTGAAATCACATCGTTTTCTCTTAGATCATCGTCTGAAAAGCTACATGAATCTATAATTTgtggcttttttccccctgcatgTGGCAgtgatttatttagtttctccTGTGAATTTAAAGATGGTCGGCACATGAATTCCAGGTTTGCTTTCTTCCTTGGGTTCGTGAGTCACACGCCATAAAACGAGCTCATCTGTTGAGTTCGGTTTTCCTGGATAATGGAAAGTGAAACCTTGGAAAGCTCAGCGTCAGAATCATGTTTACAAATACAGACTGAGGCAGAGCTTCAGCCGGCCTTGAAAACTGGATTTAGTTTGACTGTCgagaagttttacatttttagatgttGACCTAACCTGTGTGTCCTTCTCTCTCCTGTCATTTAGCAAAAAGTTGTGGGCTTATTTGGTCACCAGCCTCAAATGCAGAGGATAATAACATGTGGCCTTCTCGGTAAGGGAATATACGAGCAAAGAGATGTTTCCGTCTTATTCGTCAGTATTTTAGTGTGTAAATGAAACGTTCTTGCTCCCCCCAGGTATTGAATATGATGCAGAGCTAGATGTGGATGACGTGGTTGATTATGACAGTTGGGCTCACCGTCGTCACAGCTTTAATCAATATTTCGATTGCGACACATTAAGTGAAAACCGTACGGGAGCGTCCAGCTCTACTTATCGGCCCCCTCTACATTACTACTCTTCAGTTCGCGGCAAATCCAGCCCGCCGTCTTATAAAGTTCAGACGAAGGAGAGCGTGAGTGCACTTTTACTCTGTGTTTGAAATGTTCAATGAAATCCCTCGAATCTGCTTTGAATCGGGTGTTTCTGCTCTGCCGCGTTAGGATTCTGAACGAAAAGCCCGTTTATTACAAGAAActaaaaagagcaaagaaaaagcagagaaaaagcGGCTTAAGAAACAGGTGAGTGACGAGTTTTTCAGCGTGAGCCGTGAACGAGGGGGTGAAACGCTAAGCGACGTTGCCTTTATTTCTGTCCGACAGAAACggaagcaaagaaaacaaatggagaAGGTGAAACAAAATCCTGGAGAACCTCAAGAGGTGAGCACAGCATCAACACAACATGGCATGAAAAATATTACTCTGGTTCTTGAATCCTTCAAACGTGTTTCTATTGTTGCGCAGGGAGACGCTGCAGAAGAATCAGAGGAGAGTAAATCTGTTAATGATGacgagaagaagaagaacttggctgcagctaaaaacacagacagcgacagcagcagcagcgaacTGGAATCCAGCGACGACG from Xiphophorus maculatus strain JP 163 A chromosome 14, X_maculatus-5.0-male, whole genome shotgun sequence includes:
- the LOC102218239 gene encoding protein FAM133-like; translated protein: MLNMQVFNDETEFTDIHMIQKVVGLFGHQPQMQRIITCGLLGIEYDAELDVDDVVDYDSWAHRRHSFNQYFDCDTLSENRTGASSSTYRPPLHYYSSVRGKSSPPSYKVQTKESDSERKARLLQETKKSKEKAEKKRLKKQKRKQRKQMEKVKQNPGEPQEGDAAEESEESKSVNDDEKKKNLAAAKNTDSDSSSSELESSDDDEDAKNDSHDFEELDMASSFVTKAALIAQRKLEQKPKSDKKDKKKTPEKEKSKSVPVKTSENKEDVKGAQQKDSVVLSAPFIVDNIKITFQESIF